One Candidatus Sulfurimonas baltica DNA segment encodes these proteins:
- a CDS encoding TetR/AcrR family transcriptional regulator, which produces MPNNTTVQKKTNTKQKILKVSSTLFSEHGYKGTSVRKIASEVGIRESALYNHFKNKEEIFLSVAKEIFASPFSDSNEDIKESAMKGKAFLQKFAMQYKLLTFDKNNENMFRLLMIELFANKELREQFMDEFHTQNIKTLSEAFFVMMQNDIIRSSDPMMVAYEFLSTLFYIRLQITLMRFDNSSTNNMSTQFEKHVEFFWESIRV; this is translated from the coding sequence GTGCCCAATAATACGACAGTTCAAAAGAAAACGAATACAAAGCAAAAGATATTAAAAGTATCCTCCACCCTATTCTCAGAGCATGGCTATAAAGGTACAAGTGTTAGAAAAATAGCCTCAGAAGTTGGTATAAGAGAGAGTGCTTTATATAATCACTTCAAAAATAAAGAGGAGATATTCTTAAGTGTTGCCAAAGAGATATTTGCTTCACCCTTCTCTGATTCTAATGAAGATATAAAAGAATCAGCGATGAAAGGAAAAGCTTTTTTACAGAAGTTTGCTATGCAGTATAAGCTTCTTACATTTGATAAAAACAACGAGAATATGTTTAGACTACTCATGATAGAGCTTTTTGCGAATAAAGAGCTCAGAGAGCAGTTTATGGATGAATTCCATACTCAAAATATAAAAACACTTTCAGAGGCTTTCTTTGTAATGATGCAGAACGATATAATACGCTCTTCTGATCCAATGATGGTTGCTTATGAGTTTTTATCCACCCTATTCTATATTAGACTGCAGATAACGCTTATGAGGTTTGATAATAGCTCTACGAACAACATGTCAACACAGTTTGAGAAACATGTAGAGTTTTTTTGGGAGAGCATAAGAGTATAA